The Edwardsiella tarda ATCC 15947 = NBRC 105688 region CGAAAATGGACATGGAAGGGTTCGCACAGGGTATGGCACTCGCCGTTGCCGCTGTTGAGTACGCTCAAACCGCTATAGAAGGTGACGCGTTGTCCGCTGGCGGCGCGCAGTTGGGCACAGGCGCGCTCGACGCTGAGGGGCTTGCCGCTGATTTGTCCATTGAGCACACACACCTGATCACCGCCGATAATGAGATGGTCCGGGTAGGCATCGGCCAGGGCGCGCGCCTTAGCCTCGGCCAGACGGCAGACCAACGCCTGCGCCGTTTCACCGGGCAGCGGGGTTTCGTCGGTGTGCGGCGCGGCACAGCTGAAGGGAAGCGCCAGCTTCTCTAACAGGGCGCGGCGGTAGGGGGAGGTCGAGGCGAGCAGTAGGGGTAACATATTTTTTTCCGAAAGCATGGCGTTAATCATGTCATCATTTTAAACTGTCCGCCGCTCAGGAAGCGAATATTGGGGGAAAGGGGTGCGAGAGTGGCCTTTTCCTTTGACTCAATGGCTTTACAAAGTTAATATGCGCGCCCTATGCAAAAGGTAAAATTACCCTTGACCCTTGATCCGGTTCGCGCTGCGCAGAAGCGTTTAGACTATGTTGGTGTCTATGCTTCCGAGCAGGTTACGCGCTTAGCTGAATCTGTGGTCAGCGTGGACAGCGATGTCTGCGC contains the following coding sequences:
- a CDS encoding Maf family protein, producing the protein MLPLLLASTSPYRRALLEKLALPFSCAAPHTDETPLPGETAQALVCRLAEAKARALADAYPDHLIIGGDQVCVLNGQISGKPLSVERACAQLRAASGQRVTFYSGLSVLNSGNGECHTLCEPFHVHFRELSTAEIAAYVALEQPLQCAGSFMCEGAGILLFERLEGRDPNALIGLPLIALNTLLRRHGVNPLLVPRD